A section of the Suncus etruscus isolate mSunEtr1 chromosome X, mSunEtr1.pri.cur, whole genome shotgun sequence genome encodes:
- the RAB33A gene encoding ras-related protein Rab-33A, translating to MAQPILGQGSLQPASAAGLASLELDSSLDQYVQIRIFKIIVIGDSNVGKTCLTFRFCGGTFPDKTEATIGVDFREKTVEIEGEKIKVQVWDTAGQERFRKSMVEHYYRNVHAVVFVYDVTKMTSFTNLKMWIQECNGHAVPPLVPKVLVGNKCDLREQIQVPSNLALKFADAHNMLLFETSAKDPKESQNVESIFMCLACRLKAQKSLLYRDADRQQGKVQKLEFPQEANSKTSCPC from the exons ATGGCGCAGCCCATCCTGGGCCAGGGAAGCCTGCAGCCCGCCTCGGCCGCTGGCCTGGCGTCCCTGGAGCTCGACTCGTCGCTGGACCAGTACGTGCAGATTCGCATCTTCAAAATCATCGTTATTGGGGACTCCAACGTGGGCAAGACCTGCCTGACCTTCCGCTTCTGCGGGGGGACCTTCCCGGACAAGACTGAGGCCACCATCGGCGTGGACTTCAGGGAGAAGACGGTGGAGATCGAGGGGGAGAAGATCAAG GTTCAGGTGTGGGACACGGCCGGTCAAGAACGCTTCCGCAAAAGCATGGTTGAACATTACTACCGCAATGTGCATGCAGTGGTCTTCGTCTATGATGTCACCAAGATGACCTCCTTCACCAACCTCAAAATGTGGATCCAAGAATGCAATGGGCATGCTGTGCCCCCACTAGTCCCCAAAGTGCTTGTGGGTAACAAGTGTGACTTGAGGGAACAGATCCAGGTGCCCTCCAACCTAGCCCTCAAATTTGCTGATGCCCACAACATGCTTTTGTTTGAGACATCTGCCAAGGACCCCAAAGAGAGTCAGAATGTGGAGTCAATTTTCATGTGCCTGGCTTGCCGGTTGAAGGCCCAGAAATCCCTGCTCTACCGCGATGCTGACAGGCAGCAGGGCAAGGTGCAGAAACTGGAGTTCCCACAGGAAGCTAACAGCAAAACTTCCTGTCCTTGTTGA